A region of Fibrobacter sp. UWP2 DNA encodes the following proteins:
- a CDS encoding phosphorylcholine transferase LicD, whose protein sequence is MRELTLKELQAFALDILKDVHQFCEKENIRYSLAYGTLIGALRHKGFIPWDNDIDICMPRPDYERFLKTYKSNHFELAFFGKECKYDSLIAYARVFDNKRTVAQSGHWIAQPAGVWIDIFPLDGVPDDFDEFKKLYNDLHDDWAKIIGKKIQFRRFSHCSGIKEALKLLYHKIRRRNGLGGHKMQKEYNERIARIPFGTARFYSQLAVMDNGPVEHLPVGSYDERILLDFDGAKFYAIKDYDTALRAVYGDYMQLPPEEDRVPHQSFIKFYWKDGVN, encoded by the coding sequence ATGAGAGAACTAACCCTAAAAGAGCTGCAAGCATTCGCCCTCGACATCCTGAAAGATGTCCATCAGTTTTGCGAAAAAGAAAACATCCGCTATTCGCTGGCCTACGGGACTCTCATCGGAGCGCTACGGCACAAGGGATTCATTCCCTGGGACAACGATATCGACATCTGCATGCCGCGCCCGGATTACGAACGTTTCTTAAAGACGTACAAGTCCAACCATTTCGAACTCGCGTTCTTCGGCAAGGAATGCAAATACGACAGCCTGATTGCCTACGCCCGCGTATTCGACAACAAGAGGACCGTCGCCCAGAGCGGCCACTGGATCGCGCAGCCCGCAGGCGTTTGGATCGACATCTTCCCGCTCGACGGCGTTCCGGACGACTTTGACGAGTTCAAGAAGCTCTACAACGACTTGCACGACGACTGGGCAAAAATCATCGGGAAAAAAATCCAGTTCCGCCGTTTTTCCCATTGTTCGGGAATCAAGGAAGCGCTCAAGCTCCTTTATCATAAAATCCGCAGAAGGAACGGCCTCGGCGGCCACAAAATGCAAAAGGAATACAACGAAAGGATCGCCCGCATTCCTTTTGGAACGGCCCGGTTCTACTCCCAGCTCGCCGTGATGGACAACGGCCCCGTGGAGCACCTTCCTGTAGGTTCCTACGACGAGCGGATACTTCTGGATTTCGACGGAGCGAAATTCTACGCGATAAAAGATTATGACACGGCTTTGCGGGCAGTTTATGGCGACTACATGCAGCTCCCCCCTGAAGAGGATCGGGTCCCCCATCAGTCATTCATAAAATTCTACTGGAAAGATGGCGTCAATTAA
- a CDS encoding LicD family protein, giving the protein MNGVVNKLIPNPAKNVLKKIYAVVFRSRLKIKEKDEEIKALKYQVEYLKHHFDITQMKPATGYLREFQLKELDFTRQILKLLEPYGITPFLDGGALLGACRHGGFIPWDDDIDLSVTREQFNRLIDIAKKDFVWVDSTKKNCFSAKFYDMAIRENPGKYVFILTPFCLHLFQGTSLRNSMNLEFFPNDYVREEVTEEQYIAYREKICNFVHGNLNWKDRFDFYEKELETNNIYSQEPTSRITPGIGSWDLTEFKFRGFRSTSDLFPLQPIPFENTALPAPSNPKAILEVSYGKNWMQFPDDVGTPHTLEEQNLYFKSIGEPIDYSEF; this is encoded by the coding sequence ATGAACGGCGTCGTAAACAAGCTCATCCCCAATCCGGCGAAAAACGTCCTGAAGAAAATATATGCGGTCGTTTTCAGGAGCAGGCTTAAAATCAAAGAGAAGGACGAAGAGATCAAAGCGTTAAAATATCAAGTCGAATACCTCAAGCATCATTTCGACATCACGCAGATGAAGCCGGCCACCGGCTACCTGCGGGAATTCCAGCTTAAGGAACTTGACTTCACGCGACAAATTCTCAAGCTGCTCGAACCGTACGGCATAACGCCTTTCCTGGACGGCGGGGCCCTTCTCGGAGCATGCCGGCACGGGGGATTCATCCCCTGGGACGACGACATCGACTTGAGCGTCACGCGCGAGCAGTTCAACAGGCTCATCGACATCGCGAAAAAAGACTTTGTATGGGTCGATTCCACGAAAAAGAACTGCTTCTCCGCAAAATTCTACGACATGGCAATCCGGGAAAATCCAGGCAAATACGTTTTCATCCTGACTCCCTTCTGCCTTCACCTTTTTCAGGGAACCAGCCTCAGGAATTCAATGAACCTGGAATTCTTCCCGAACGACTATGTCAGGGAAGAAGTTACCGAAGAGCAGTATATTGCCTACCGCGAGAAAATCTGCAATTTTGTACACGGCAATTTAAACTGGAAAGACAGGTTCGATTTTTACGAAAAGGAACTGGAGACGAACAACATCTATTCTCAGGAACCGACCTCCCGCATTACACCGGGGATCGGCAGTTGGGACCTCACCGAGTTCAAGTTCCGCGGGTTCAGGAGCACCAGCGACCTGTTCCCGTTGCAACCCATTCCTTTCGAGAATACAGCCCTTCCGGCGCCAAGCAACCCCAAAGCCATATTGGAAGTTTCATACGGCAAGAACTGGATGCAATTCCCCGACGATGTCGGCACGCCCCATACCCTAGAAGAGCAGAATCTCTATTTCAAGTCCATCGGCGAACCCATTGACTACAGCGAATTTTAG